The DNA sequence GAGAGCATTGAGTACCAACAAGGAGTCCTTGATTTTCTACAGTTTGTACATGAACATGGTGATGGAAAGAAACAACATAGGTGTCCGTGCTTAAAATGTCTCAATACCAAGTGGAagactataaaaaaaatgtatgaCCACCTAAGTAACAATGGTATAATGCGTAGTTATACAACATGGAGTAAGCACGGCGAAGTAGCTGATCATGAACCTACTTATGACAGAACATCTGGTGGTAGTTTCGAGCCTGATCATTTGAACCCAGCTATAAACATTCTACATGACAGTTTTCCTACATTTGCTCCAACGCATGAGGAAGATGCAATTTATGATACAACTACTGACACAGTTCATGTGCTTCCGTACACCAACACTCATGATTATGATAAGTATACTAGACTGCTTGCACGAGTTCAGATTCCACTATATGATGGTAGTCCTCAGACTGTTTTGGGGACCATTTTGTCACAAATGCAGCTTAAAGTGAAGAACAGGTGGTCAAATGAGGCTTTTGACAATATGTTGAAGAATGTTAAGAATATGCTTCCTCAACCAAACAATCTCCCTGATAGTTATTACAAGGTGCACAAGATTTTGGGTGACCTTGGCCTAGGCTATGATAAAATACATGCGTGCAAGAATGATTGTGTTCTGTTTTACAAAACGAGAGCAGAGCTTGATGAATGTCCAATATGCTTCGAGTCGAGGTGGAAGGAAGGTACAGTTAAGGAAAACAGTGTTCCAGTAAAGGTGCTTCGTCATTTCCCTTTGATTCCGAGGCTAAAGCGTTTGTATATGTCTAGACACACTTCAAGTGAAATGAGATGGCATGGGGAAAGAAGGGTAGATGATGATACTTTGAGACACCCTGCAGATGGCGAGGCTTGGAAAACCTTTGATAGATCATTCCCTGATTTTGCAGCAGATGTTCGAAATGTAAGACTCGGGCTTGCAACAGACGGATTCAATCCCTTTGGAAGTATGAGTTTGGCTCATAGTACATGGCCTGTTATTCTTGTGCCGTACAACCTGCCTCCTTGGATGTGTATGAAGAAGGAATTTAGTATGATGTCTTTGTTAATTCCTGGTCCTAAGTCTCCTGGAAAGTGTTTAGATGTGTATATGGAACCATTGATCGATGAGTTGTTAAAATTATGGGAAAATGGAGTCCTTACTTTTGACAGGCACAGTGGAAGTTCATTCATTATGAGAGCAGCGGTTATGTGGACTATAAGTGATTTTCCTGGTTATGGGATGTTGTCGTCTCAAGCTGTGCATGGGTACAAAGCATGTCCGGTCTGCTTGAATGAAGTTCATTCTGATTGGCATGCTGGGAAGGTGTGTTACTTGGGTCACCGAAGATGGCTTCCAATTGACCACTCGTGGCGGCAGGATGTAGAAGGATTTGATGGCACAGTCGAGTTTCGTACTAAACCCCGAGTGTGGTCTGGTGATGAAATTTTGGAGATGCTGAACTCATTTGATTTTGGAGTGTTGAGTGGTGATCCTGCTATAACGGGAACAACTCGCCCAGATGATATGATGTGTTTTACACACAAAAGTAGATTCTATGATTTACCTTATTGGTCGAAATCAGTATTGAGACACGCCCTAGATGTCATGCACATAGAGGGGAATGTAGCTAATATCATTATGGGAACAACTCTTAGTCTTAAATACGGTAATAAGGATACTGTGAAAGCGCGCGAGGATCTAAAGAAGCTACGAATACGAGAACATTTGTGGCCAATAAAGAAGGGGTCAGTGACGAAATTACCTCTTGCTCCTTACACTGTGCATCCAACTTTGAAGAGACATGTATTCACCTGGTTTAAAGGAGTAAAGTATCCTCATGGGTATGCAGGTAATATATCTCGGTGCATTAGAGAGCGAGAAAATAAGTTTTGCGGATTGAAGACTCATGACTGTCATGTTTTGTTGCAACGACTTCTTCCAGTTATAATTCGACCCTATTTGCATCCAGATGTGGTGGAACCTATAATAGCACTCTGTCGGTTCTTTCAAAAGCTATGCGCTAAAGAGCTCAAGAAGTCAGAAGTTCTTATATTGAAAGAAGACATTGTGTACATCTTGTGCAAATTGGAGCGGGTTTTTCCGCCCGCTTTCTTTGTCATTATGATCCACCTGATGGTCCATCTTCCTGAACAAATCTTGCTTTCTGGTCCAGTACACTGCACCTGGATGTACCCCCAAGAAAGGTGCaaatctttacatcattttttaTGCCCTTAATTACACTTCACAACAAcactatatatactaattgtGTAATTTCAGACAACTGGGGCAGTACAAAAGATTATGTAAAAGCAAGAGTAACCCAGAAGGATCAATAGCGGAGTCATACATTGCAGATGAATGTGTGATCTATTGCAACTTATATCTCCAAAATAGTGATGGGGCGGAATCTTCAACCATGGCTAGTACCAGACAACACTTCAATCTTTCAGTTGTTTCAGGAGAGGTACGACACTTTGGTACTTTACCAAATTTTGAGAGATTAAGTGATCCTGAGCTAGCTGAAGCTCATTGGTGTGTACTACAACACTGCAAAGAAGCTCAGTATTTCCTTGATGAGCATTTGAAGCTCATTAAAGCCAATCCAAGAGATCGGAGGCCTAACGTGACACATAAAAGAAAGTTTCCTGATTACTTTCTAACATGGGTACGTTTATTCACAAGCTTGCAAAATAATTGTCCATTTTAATAATTTCACTTATAATGTATTTATTACACCATTTTGTAGATGAGAAGCCTAAGACAACAGAATAGTGAATGGTGCACACCCGAATTGTACCATTTGGCATGCAAGCCAAAACACCACAGTGTACATGCGGGATGTTTTGTCAACGGCGTGAAGTTTGTAACACTTCAACGAGATATAAACCACAAAACCCAAAACTATGGGGTCATGGTACATGGGGACAACTTTCCCTACTACGGAGTGCTACTTGCCGTTGTCGAGTTAATGTATGGAAATATGAGCGTTGTACTGTTCAAGTGTAAATGGTTCAATACTAATCCGAATGTGCCGAGGAGTACGAAGATGGATTATGGTATGTTATCAGTGAATACAGAGACAAGCTGGTACGACACTGAGCCGTTTATTCTCGCCACCATGGCAAAACAAGTGTTCTATCTTGATGATCCTAAAGCTGGCCCTCCTTGGAAAGTAGTTAACTTTATGTCACATAGGAATATATGGAGTGAGACCACACTTTCTGGCGGTGAAGAActtgatgatgaagaggaCAACGATGAAGTTCATGAACCATATCAAGAGCCTTCCCCATCTCAAATATGTGGTTTAGATGATATTCGCATCAACAACCACTTACACTTCGTGCAAGGAGATCAATTCATCACAATCCCAAACGAATCTACATCTCAAAATAGGCAGGGAGACCATGGTGCCATTGATGAAGGAAATTATGCTTCAGAAGACGACATCTTTAATGAATCGTACACAACGGAATCAGAGGCAAATGATACAGAAGATGAGGATTGGAATGAAgacaattaattaattaacgactttagtttcttttttcaatattaattaagtgtaataatatttaaaacccttaatattatatatgaatgTTTTAGTATACACTAGAGTGATGATTAAAACTAATGCAACAAAACTTACTAATCCATTAGAATCAATTAACGGCAGTCGACTCGAATCCACAAGACTAAGGTTTCTCATACAACCATAAGATCAGAGGTGACTTAAATACTAAAATGAAACCCTAGGGTGCTAATATAAGCCTAATCAAACCCATgggttaaaataaaataaaatccaaacaaaaacaaaatccaaaATAATTTCGAAAAACACTAAAAGCTGATTTTGAGGGCCTAAACGACCTCCGATGCCCGAAAAAGCACACATGTCGTGGCAAAGCTACGAGTTTGATTTCTGGCGCCGTTCCCTTTCCGAAAAGGTATAATTCACCCTATTCTGAGCTCGTCACCTATACATGAACAGTACCGGCAAACTTAGCCGACGAACAATTACATTTTCGTAAGCTATGTGGCCAAAATATTTGGCGGTTTAATTTCCCCCATTTTTTTTGGGACGAAAATTTATACTTGGCTAGATAGATCAAAACCCCTAATATATCACACTTTCATCCTCACTTcgactctttctctctctcattctcaAAATCCCCAAAACCTTATCGCAACACATCATTTCAGAACCCAGCAACTAAATCGATCACCTCCATCGACAAGCTAATGAAGGTCGATCCTGTCACCTCCAACCCAAATCTTTGAATCGAAACCTGCACCCAATCTTTGAATCAAATCGATTTCAAGGAGAGTCTACCAGAGAAGGTAAAATCTTATAATCGATTTCTTATTTCTTATCAGGGAGAGTCTATCATTGGGTTGTTGTTCTTTCTTCCATATATTCTTTGACTGAATCGAATCAGAATGAACTACAAAACTACTTAagctttgaatttgaaatctGGGTTTCCCAAATTGAAATgggttcttctttttttctatatGAGGGTTGTGATATTGCTTTATTGATTGTTTCAGAATTGAAACATTAGAGGGAGTTGAAGTTTCGATTGTTATTATTAAATGAACAGCTGGTTTGATGTGGGAAATGTGTGTTTATGTGTTAATTAATGTTATCCTTGGCAAGAACTGAACTGaattgttatgtttttttttcatactcATTCCAGCAGTTGTATATAtgcttgtttctttactttcctGTGGGATGactgtttttttgtttgtgattGTGATTATGTGATTGGAAGTACAGGAATTATGCCGCAAACGAATGGGAAGagaaaacaacaacaagagGCATTTGAGCGCTTCTTCAAGATGGCCAGCTCAGTAAAGGGCCCTGAACAGCCAATAAGGACACCACCAGCCCCTGGTTCAAGACCACCTATCCCTCCCCCGCTCCCTATTGACAGTTCAGACCCTGGTGCATCAGATTCAGATCCTGAAAGTAATGACGAAGGCACCTACAGTATTCGACGCTTACCTCGTCCTCGTGAAGATGGAGGTAATATGCGTTTAAGTGTATATAAAATCCTTTTAAGCCTATTTTTATGAATTCCCTTTAAGTATACCATGCGATTAAttgttgcttttttttttgtggcagCACCACCCCCAAAACGCATTCGGGGGTTGGTGAAAGGATTAAAAGCCTATGACCATTGGAGAGTGCATGGTGAGAAGGTTAAAATTATCTTCGACAGCGAGTTTTTGCACGGACCAAACACTAGAGGTAAAAATAGCTGGCTTACTCATGATGTAGGCCACATTGTGAGAGACATTATTTCCATGACAAAACCTTCTTGGTGGGAGCATGAGGATGAAGAGAGGGAGAAGCTGCTAGATGAACTCAAGGTTAGCTAAAACCAAGTCTTCAATGTGTTTTGTATCAAACAAACTGTTTTTGTCTTAAAACTCAAGAAACTGTTTTTGTCTTAAGTATTTGTATCAAACAAATTAATATACCATGAATTGGGctgaaatatttatatatgactTGCAGTTATATTATGACATTGATTGGAATGATAAGAAGATGGTCAAGTGGATCCACGACCATGCTGCCTCAATCTATTGTAAATGGAAGAGCTGGATCAAAACAAACCGCAATAAGGAAACTCCTGATGTAATACCAAAAGAGTTTAAACATAGAAAGGAGGAGTGGAAGTGGATGTTAGGACACTTTGAATCTCCTGAGTTCAAGGTATATTAATTTCCTTGCTTTGCTAATTTATTTTCATGATCAACTAGTGAAGGTTACAATTGTTGTCATTATAACAAATTTGCTATTTCATGATCAAGTTTGGGACTGTTTGTTCTTATTTTTGCTACTGACATAGGCTACTGTTAGTTCTTATATTTGCTGCTGTTACTATAACAAATTTGATGCTACTGCTACTGTGACAAATTTGGGATTGTTAGTTCTTATATTTGCACTGACATTTGCTACTGTTAGttcttatatttgttgttgttaCTGTAATAAATTTGATGCTGGTACTGTAACAAATTTGGGACTGTTAGTTCTTATATTTGCTATTGTCATATGCAGAAGCGATCGGAAGCCAACACCAAGAACCGGGGTGAGAAGAAATTGCACCACACAACAGGCCCGACACCTTTTATCTATGGGGCGcttgagttgaagaaaaaGGGGGAACCGATGGCCCTACTTAAGAATTACGAGCTTGTGTATCCTGCTGATCACCCGGAAGCAATTAAAAATATAGTAAGTTGGCACTTGTTTGTTGAAATATGTGAATAATTATATGCATTTGCTTGTTCATATGAATGTATTCagtttttgtaatttaattaGGTCTCACATCAAGAAAATATCACTGTGATTTGGAAAAATAAAGAGTAAACTAGGTTTGGCATTGGTAGCTTTAATATGAAATAAGATAGAAGGGTGCATATGTTAGAATCAGTTTAGCTAACTTGAGTATACATGGAAAACATGGTAGCTGATTAATTAGGTATGTCTTTGTGATTGACTCTAAAGCAGGAAGTGACCAAATGGGTTAGGATATCCAACTATCCAACAAAGTCATTCTGTAATCTAtatcaaaagaaacaaaaagattcTTTAGCATGCATTTGTGTTTTACATGGAGGTTTAATCATGATTAAGATCAGGGGTATAGCTTAGCTCTTATTGAGCTCAACAACATTACATTTATCATTTGTGTTGTCTACCTTCCTTGGTGATtgggtaaaaaaaaagaatcatgTTGACATAGGTACAAATATGTGTGCTTTAATCATCTACTGTATGTGTGTGCAACAATCAACTAGTTGATGAATGtgattatatatgtgtgtaccaatatatgcatttttcaaattaaatgcAGCAAAAGATCAGACAGGAGGTTGATAGGGTGACAGCCAAAGTGAGGGATGAGTTTGAGGTTCCCGATGACCAAATTGTACACTATTTTGATGAGccgacacaagttgaagtttttaTAAATGCATTAGGACCACGAAACAAAAATGAGGTTCGGGGTGTGGGAAGAGCAACTTTTGGTGTCACCTCTCAATCATCAAATTCTTCCACTGCATGTGGTCAATCCTCAACATCGACAAATGCGATTGTTCAAGAGGCTTTAAGTAGGGCTGCACGTTTGGAAGAGGAAGGCCGAGAGACCAAAGAGCGACTCACACGAGCCGAGCAAGAGGCCCGAGAAGCCAAGGAAGACGCCCAAAAGGCTAAGGAGAAGAATCTAGAGGCCATGGAGCGTATCAAGCGTTTGGAGGAGATGTGGACTGCAAGCAATCCATCTCAACCAATTACAAACTCCCTCAGTGGTGGTGGTAGCTAACTAGTGTCATAGACTCTATCCTTGGCATTTTTGTTAATAGTTGATTAGGGAAGCTGCATCTGCATCATAACAGTGAAGAGTATGTGTTTTCATTCATACATTGTAATCAAATGTCAGCAGATTCCTTCCTTTTGTATATGACCTAGGATAAAACTTGTTAACTACTTATATATTACCTACTTTGTATgaacaaatatatttataaattaaatattaagtaatttgttgtgctctttatttatacattaaattTAGTAATTAAACAATTTATATGATAAATGAGGTTTTTAATAGTTTCGTCGCCTAAGCAAACAAGCTTACCTCACGAAAAGCAAAATTCCGTCGTCTCAAAAATAGTCTCTTAAAATTTTACATCACGAACAATTTCGTCGacttaaattcaaaatgacCACTATATTCGTCACCTAAGTGTAGATCTTCTCGTCATAATAGATCTTAGAAGACAAACTTATTCGTCAAGTAGATATAAACAGGACGAAAGAGTTGTCGTCGGCTAATTTTCTACTTAGACGACGAATTTGATACAGTGCCTCGTCTAAGACGTTACACGACCCACCTAAAGCGACGATTCTAAGGCGAGGAAACTTTCGTCCCCTAAGTTCTTTTGTCAGGCCTATGTGTGCTTAGGTGACGAAATAATTTCCTCCCTTAAGTCATTTATTCTGGTAGtgtttcttcttgagtgataatatgaaatttcgtggttgttttgtgaacctcattattctttgcatattcaatgactatgtgccatagcttttaatggactctagaatttactagaactcatcttttgtgattgttgaaacttttaagtcataaaatgctctgattttgaaagggatttatggatcacttctaggattaccaccaccttagccaaacagccatgtatccctatatgtgccctgtttgggaccctttagttgaaccccatttgagcctacattgagccttttcttcatcacctatgttatctccatgcttagtataattacctctaccttgtcctatagacttggcagaactatttttgagatgatgttgtgatgatgcatgaaataagtgtggggtggaagacatgagaaaagaaaatatgaacaagcttttaagcaaatgccgaaaaaagaaaaggaaaaaatgatgatgaatgaaaaaaatgatgagatcggcaatacatgaaaaggaaagaaaagatgttgtcttccatttgtgatttggagttgagttgaattgaaggtctaaaaatgtttatttgacctttgtccatgttcactttgtggttaaaatgatgtttgggcccaacttgttatatttggccattgatggtgtgtggtgtcataaggatggtgtttactctgctaagtctataggattacctttgtgattccttgatattccatgcctttagctaagcctaaccattcacccttatcaaatgatcctaatgattcttaaaatgagcaaatcttggtttgtggagacgatcacaagagttgagcatatggttttggtccatttgtgcacttagttgttaaatgaggttttccttttgttattcacaaagtgctttcatttgatgaaatatgcaggctatttgatgctttattatcctttctcttgcatatacttgtgtgtgaatcataaccatgaatctgagtgaaaagaagagagtatgccttgtgaggaggattggattgactaaacatgttatgtgcctattgtctcatttcttacttattcatactatgaaacatgtttatgaaacttggaatttatgtgcttacatgcaaatgcttaaacttgaaagctatgtgttttgagattctgaggcaatcatttaggggcaatagtgttttgtgtagttttgttttgttttgctaagggactagcaaaagccaagtgtggggtagttgataggagcactttgtgcgacgttcttaacatgtttttacctccattcgtactttacttagcccttattattgtagtatatagtcattgagtcgagttaggagtctttagtgacgctcgttcccttttggtgctaaaacggatgtaaaatgcagaaattgtcgagagtgctatagagtagtattccttgtcgaactaggaaacctagtttggttaggatttttattattcgacattTGTCACAACCCGGACCgctccgccgtaacacgatattgtccgctttgggcatagccctcacggttttgtttttgggagctcagaagcaccttcccagcgggtcacccatcctaggaTTGACCTGGGCCAAgcatgcttaacttcggagttctcctCTTCTCCGAAGCCgttgagcccccaaaaggcctcgcgttagatagaggtgggcatgtacatataagcgcatcaccccctctccgttggccgatgtgggatattacaatccACCCCCCTTGGGAGTCCGACGCCCTCGTCGGCACACTCGCACCACACGGCagagtggctctgataccaaatgtcACAACCCGGACCgctccgccgtaacacgatattgtccgctttgggcatagccctcacggttttgtttttgggagctcag is a window from the Argentina anserina unplaced genomic scaffold, drPotAnse1.1, whole genome shotgun sequence genome containing:
- the LOC126804334 gene encoding uncharacterized protein LOC126804334: MDKDKSWIHLPKESIEYQQGVLDFLQFVHEHGDGKKQHRCPCLKCLNTKWKTIKKMYDHLSNNGIMRSYTTWSKHGEVADHEPTYDRTSGGSFEPDHLNPAINILHDSFPTFAPTHEEDAIYDTTTDTVHVLPYTNTHDYDKYTRLLARVQIPLYDGSPQTVLGTILSQMQLKVKNRWSNEAFDNMLKNVKNMLPQPNNLPDSYYKVHKILGDLGLGYDKIHACKNDCVLFYKTRAELDECPICFESRWKEGTVKENSVPVKVLRHFPLIPRLKRLYMSRHTSSEMRWHGERRVDDDTLRHPADGEAWKTFDRSFPDFAADVRNVRLGLATDGFNPFGSMSLAHSTWPVILVPYNLPPWMCMKKEFSMMSLLIPGPKSPGKCLDVYMEPLIDELLKLWENGVLTFDRHSGSSFIMRAAVMWTISDFPGYGMLSSQAVHGYKACPVCLNEVHSDWHAGKVCYLGHRRWLPIDHSWRQDVEGFDGTVEFRTKPRVWSGDEILEMLNSFDFGVLSGDPAITGTTRPDDMMCFTHKSRFYDLPYWSKSVLRHALDVMHIEGNVANIIMGTTLSLKYGNKDTVKAREDLKKLRIREHLWPIKKGSVTKLPLAPYTVHPTLKRHVFTWFKGVKYPHGYAGNISRCIRERENKFCGLKTHDCHVLLQRLLPVIIRPYLHPDVVEPIIALCRFFQKLCAKELKKSEVLILKEDIVYILCKLERVFPPAFFVIMIHLMVHLPEQILLSGPVHCTWMYPQERQLGQYKRLCKSKSNPEGSIAESYIADECVIYCNLYLQNSDGAESSTMASTRQHFNLSVVSGEVRHFGTLPNFERLSDPELAEAHWCVLQHCKEAQYFLDEHLKLIKANPRDRRPNVTHKRKFPDYFLTWMRSLRQQNSEWCTPELYHLACKPKHHSVHAGCFVNGVKFVTLQRDINHKTQNYGVMVHGDNFPYYGVLLAVVELMYGNMSVVLFKCKWFNTNPNVPRSTKMDYGMLSVNTETSWYDTEPFILATMAKQVFYLDDPKAGPPWKVVNFMSHRNIWSETTLSGGEELDDEEDNDEVHEPYQEPSPSQICGLDDIRINNHLHFVQGDQFITIPNESTSQNRQGDHGAIDEGNYASEDDIFNESYTTESEANDTEDEDWNEDN